The Edaphobacter sp. 12200R-103 genome contains a region encoding:
- a CDS encoding HD domain-containing phosphohydrolase: MLQEKILVVDDEEPVRGIVATLLERGGYHPVTAAGAQEAIDLLGQDPNYALVLSDIMMPGTDGLALLDRISTDHPDLPVIMFSAVRDIQVATNAFRRGAFDYLIKPFERRQLESVVARAAEHRRHLQQNIAYRQHLEEVISTRTSRLRAIMQDLERSYDITIGAMGDALDLRDQETEGHSKRVTAYTIELARSLGVGRDELRTIARGAFLHDIGKIATPDAILLKPGRLDETETAIMREHCQRGYEMLRKIPFLCDAAEIVYAHQERYDGSGYPRGLRGNQIPLGARIFTIADTLDAMTSDRPYRKGTTFATARAEIIRCSGTQFDPAIVNVYLKIPDEHWGIVRKQTEEPGYDALTTL; this comes from the coding sequence ATGTTACAGGAAAAGATCCTGGTCGTAGATGATGAAGAGCCGGTACGCGGCATCGTCGCTACTTTGCTGGAGCGTGGCGGGTATCATCCGGTCACTGCAGCGGGAGCGCAGGAAGCCATCGACCTCCTTGGTCAGGATCCCAACTACGCTCTTGTCCTGTCCGACATCATGATGCCGGGCACGGATGGCCTCGCTCTTCTGGATCGTATCTCGACCGATCACCCCGATCTCCCGGTCATCATGTTCTCCGCCGTTCGCGACATTCAGGTGGCTACCAACGCCTTCCGCCGCGGCGCTTTCGATTACCTCATCAAGCCCTTTGAGCGCCGCCAGCTCGAAAGCGTTGTGGCCCGCGCTGCCGAACATCGCCGCCACCTGCAGCAGAACATCGCCTACCGGCAGCACCTGGAAGAGGTCATCTCCACGCGCACCAGCCGCCTGCGCGCCATCATGCAGGACCTGGAACGCAGCTACGACATCACCATCGGCGCTATGGGCGACGCGCTCGACCTTCGAGATCAGGAGACTGAGGGCCACTCCAAGCGCGTTACCGCTTACACCATTGAGCTCGCCCGTTCCCTCGGAGTAGGACGGGACGAGCTGCGCACCATTGCGCGCGGAGCCTTTCTCCACGATATCGGCAAGATCGCTACCCCGGACGCCATTCTCCTGAAGCCTGGCCGCCTCGATGAGACCGAAACTGCCATCATGCGCGAGCACTGCCAGCGCGGCTATGAGATGTTGCGCAAGATTCCCTTCCTCTGCGACGCCGCCGAGATCGTCTACGCTCACCAGGAGCGATACGACGGCTCCGGCTACCCCCGAGGACTCAGGGGAAACCAGATTCCGCTCGGCGCCCGCATATTCACTATCGCCGACACTCTCGACGCCATGACCTCCGATCGGCCTTATCGCAAAGGAACCACCTTTGCGACGGCTCGCGCCGAGATCATCCGCTGCTCCGGCACGCAGTTCGATCCCGCCATCGTAAACGTCTATCTCAAGATTCCCGATGAACACTGGGGCATCGTCCGGAAGCAGACAGAAGAACCTGGCTACGACGCACTGACAACTCTTTAG
- a CDS encoding 4a-hydroxytetrahydrobiopterin dehydratase — protein sequence MAVLDHSEVETWLKEAPKWHLESGKLVRDWTFPDFVQAVAFVNRVAQLAESAGHHPDIDIRCNKVRLTLVSHDAGGITARDLTMASRINQDLP from the coding sequence ATGGCGGTTCTGGATCATTCTGAAGTGGAAACCTGGCTCAAGGAAGCCCCGAAATGGCATCTCGAATCCGGCAAGCTGGTTCGCGACTGGACCTTCCCGGACTTCGTTCAGGCAGTGGCGTTCGTCAACCGGGTAGCCCAGCTTGCAGAATCTGCCGGTCACCATCCCGATATCGACATCCGCTGCAACAAGGTCAGGCTTACGCTCGTCTCACACGATGCCGGAGGAATCACCGCTCGCGACCTGACGATGGCCTCACGGATCAACCAGGATCTTCCCTGA
- a CDS encoding pitrilysin family protein — translation MNRSSWTAVAAIAISTLLPSPLLVAQSAAAPAHPSAVAHAQVQPWKKIPIPALPEFKPEQPKRIELSNGLVIFLQEDHELPFINGSILIRGGSRDEPAGKIGLVSIYGQAWRTSGTATMDGDKLDDVLESKAASIETSGGSANTSLRWSSLKGDFDSVFASATDLLFHPSFKEDKLALAQRQLYTSITRRNDDASDIAIREAVKLVYGPESPFARQPEFATVAAVTIEDLKQWHDRTVVPNEMIISVSGDFNSAEMEKKLRAAFEPLQRGPAQASEKFTFTDPKPGIRFAEKNDVNQSNVLIVGLGTERRNPDYYALSVMNEVFSGGFGSRVVQSVRTRLGLAYSVDGSFGASYDHPGIFYVIAGTKSASTVAATKAMLDEVNRLKTVPPTPSELAKAKDQLLNSFVFHFDSPEKTLNEQVTLAFYGYPPDFLDKYKAGIEKVTSEDVARVARKYVDPDKLGIVVVGNEAEIKPPLNSLGKVTDLDITIPPPPGKPSK, via the coding sequence ATGAATCGGTCTTCATGGACAGCAGTGGCGGCAATCGCCATCAGCACCCTCCTTCCCAGCCCTCTTCTGGTCGCGCAGAGCGCTGCTGCGCCTGCCCATCCCTCAGCGGTGGCGCACGCACAGGTACAGCCCTGGAAGAAGATTCCCATCCCCGCACTGCCCGAGTTCAAGCCCGAGCAGCCAAAGCGCATTGAGCTCTCCAATGGCCTGGTCATCTTCCTTCAGGAAGACCATGAGCTTCCCTTCATCAACGGAAGTATCCTGATCCGCGGTGGCAGCCGCGATGAACCCGCCGGCAAGATTGGCCTCGTCTCCATTTACGGCCAGGCATGGCGTACCAGCGGTACCGCCACCATGGATGGAGACAAGCTGGACGATGTGCTTGAATCGAAGGCGGCGAGCATCGAAACCAGCGGAGGCTCGGCAAACACGTCACTACGATGGTCCAGCCTGAAAGGCGACTTCGACAGCGTCTTCGCCTCTGCGACCGACCTGCTCTTTCACCCGTCCTTTAAAGAAGACAAGCTCGCCCTTGCCCAGCGCCAGCTCTACACCAGCATTACCCGCCGCAACGACGACGCCAGCGATATCGCCATTCGCGAAGCCGTCAAGCTCGTCTACGGCCCCGAAAGTCCCTTTGCCCGTCAGCCGGAGTTCGCGACCGTTGCCGCTGTCACCATCGAAGACCTTAAGCAGTGGCACGATCGCACCGTCGTCCCTAACGAGATGATCATATCCGTCTCTGGCGACTTCAACTCGGCCGAGATGGAGAAGAAGCTTCGCGCCGCCTTTGAACCATTGCAGCGCGGTCCCGCTCAGGCATCCGAAAAGTTCACCTTTACCGATCCCAAACCCGGCATTCGCTTTGCGGAAAAGAATGACGTCAACCAGTCCAACGTACTGATCGTCGGCCTGGGGACCGAGCGCCGAAACCCGGACTACTACGCTCTCAGCGTGATGAACGAAGTCTTCTCCGGCGGATTCGGCTCGCGCGTCGTCCAGAGCGTACGCACCCGGCTCGGACTGGCCTACTCCGTCGACGGCAGCTTCGGGGCTTCCTACGACCACCCCGGAATCTTCTACGTGATCGCCGGCACCAAGAGCGCCTCAACGGTCGCAGCCACAAAGGCGATGCTCGACGAGGTCAATCGCCTCAAGACCGTTCCTCCCACGCCTTCGGAACTTGCCAAGGCGAAGGACCAGCTCCTGAACTCCTTCGTCTTCCACTTCGACTCACCGGAAAAGACCCTCAACGAGCAGGTCACACTCGCTTTCTATGGGTATCCTCCGGACTTCCTTGATAAGTACAAGGCCGGGATTGAAAAGGTCACCTCGGAAGACGTCGCCCGGGTCGCCAGAAAGTACGTAGACCCGGACAAGCTCGGTATCGTTGTGGTCGGAAATGAGGCCGAGATCAAGCCACCGCTCAACAGCCTCGGTAAGGTAACTGATCTCGACATCACCATCCCCCCACCGCCCGGCAAACCGTCGAAATGA
- the glmU gene encoding bifunctional UDP-N-acetylglucosamine diphosphorylase/glucosamine-1-phosphate N-acetyltransferase GlmU, protein MKPTDFAIAIMAAGKGTRLKTKRPKVLHEIGGRALVLHVIAAARQVVDASNIYCIIGHEADRVRAAVESTGVQFVLQAEQRGTGHALQMVKAFFTLGGTAVPENLLVLSGDVPLIRPETIDRIRQVHQAEQAAMTILTAVPDDPTGYGRVLRAQPGTDAPDVLAIVEQKSLSPDQLSTPEINSGIYCFRTSALFEKLDLLDTNNAHGEFYLTDVAAMLVADNQRVVAVKADSVDEVLGANTIAEMMHLDAAMRLDTARRLMASGVTIFRPETAVIDNEVTVGPDTVLEPYVQLLGRTTIGSDCRIRSYSVIQNSTLGDNVTVRNGCIMDSATVADSAILGPYAHLRPESRIGEGAHVGNFVETKKVTLGAGSKANHLNYLGDAVIGAGVNVGAGAITCNYDGVHKHQTVIGDNVFIGSDSTLVAPVTIEAGAYIAAGSCITENVPTESLALGRARQVVKPGWATRKKQGQESR, encoded by the coding sequence ATGAAACCGACAGACTTCGCCATCGCGATCATGGCCGCCGGCAAGGGCACGCGGCTCAAGACCAAACGCCCCAAGGTTCTCCACGAGATCGGCGGACGCGCCCTGGTGCTTCACGTCATCGCTGCGGCCCGGCAGGTCGTGGATGCCAGCAATATCTACTGCATCATCGGTCATGAAGCCGACCGCGTTCGCGCCGCAGTGGAATCCACCGGCGTCCAGTTTGTCCTGCAGGCAGAACAGCGCGGAACCGGACACGCGCTCCAGATGGTCAAGGCCTTCTTCACGCTCGGCGGAACTGCGGTCCCGGAAAATCTTCTCGTCCTCTCCGGCGACGTTCCGCTCATCCGTCCCGAAACCATCGACCGTATCCGCCAGGTTCACCAGGCCGAGCAGGCCGCGATGACCATCCTCACCGCCGTTCCCGACGATCCTACAGGCTACGGCCGTGTCCTTCGCGCCCAACCCGGAACCGATGCACCGGACGTTCTCGCCATTGTGGAGCAGAAGTCGCTCTCCCCTGACCAGCTCAGCACGCCTGAAATCAACTCAGGAATTTACTGCTTCCGGACCTCCGCTCTCTTTGAAAAGCTCGACCTGCTCGACACCAACAACGCCCACGGCGAGTTCTACCTTACCGACGTCGCCGCCATGCTTGTAGCGGACAACCAGCGAGTCGTGGCCGTCAAGGCCGACAGCGTCGACGAGGTCCTCGGCGCCAACACTATCGCCGAGATGATGCACCTGGACGCCGCCATGCGCCTCGATACTGCCCGTCGCCTGATGGCCTCCGGCGTCACCATCTTCCGGCCCGAGACCGCTGTCATCGACAACGAAGTCACGGTCGGTCCCGACACCGTCCTCGAACCGTACGTCCAACTCCTGGGTCGTACCACCATCGGCTCTGACTGTCGCATCCGCTCCTACTCCGTCATCCAGAACAGCACGCTGGGCGACAACGTGACCGTCCGCAACGGTTGCATTATGGACTCCGCCACCGTCGCCGACTCCGCGATCCTCGGCCCCTACGCTCATCTTCGCCCCGAAAGCCGCATCGGCGAGGGCGCTCACGTCGGCAACTTCGTTGAGACCAAGAAGGTCACCCTGGGCGCAGGCTCAAAGGCAAATCACCTCAACTATCTCGGGGATGCCGTCATCGGCGCGGGTGTAAATGTCGGAGCCGGCGCCATCACCTGCAATTACGACGGCGTCCACAAGCACCAGACCGTCATCGGCGACAACGTCTTCATCGGCTCTGACTCCACCCTCGTCGCCCCGGTTACCATCGAAGCCGGCGCCTATATTGCAGCCGGAAGCTGCATTACAGAGAACGTCCCTACGGAATCGCTCGCGCTCGGCCGCGCGAGGCAGGTCGTCAAGCCAGGGTGGGCCACAAGGAAGAAACAGGGCCAGGAAAGCCGCTGA